In the Leptotrichia sp. oral taxon 212 genome, one interval contains:
- a CDS encoding lipopolysaccharide biosynthesis protein: MSEDKQQSINLNIIIKIIYKNIFLIGLVTILMTGLAGFYAFRSKGFKSEIILYGNDRVLNEIGENSQYSLNSFDFLKFIKNNSKTLTNTKLSEEKFLKEMSKKLTAQTETGDPTVKVKYSNSNKTEAENFSKEYTDLAAKYLATKEDAFLDRNIKLLEEQYDFLTNNVDLRTTKDSLSDTLVSRLAYYRLLKNDTSPLVKLVNINVKPALNKKLVLAGGIFSGLFLGVLIAFIKEFSKSLDWNDIKSKK, from the coding sequence ATGAGTGAAGATAAGCAGCAATCAATAAATTTAAATATAATAATCAAAATAATTTATAAAAATATTTTTCTTATAGGACTTGTTACCATTCTTATGACCGGATTAGCAGGTTTTTATGCTTTTAGAAGTAAAGGGTTTAAAAGTGAAATTATTTTATATGGAAATGACAGGGTTTTAAATGAAATCGGAGAAAATTCCCAGTATTCGTTAAACTCCTTTGATTTTCTGAAATTTATAAAAAACAATTCAAAAACATTGACAAATACAAAACTTTCTGAAGAAAAATTTTTAAAGGAAATGTCAAAAAAACTGACAGCACAGACAGAAACTGGAGATCCTACAGTTAAAGTAAAATATTCCAATTCAAATAAAACTGAAGCAGAAAATTTTTCCAAAGAATATACTGACCTTGCAGCAAAATATCTGGCTACAAAGGAAGACGCCTTCTTAGACAGAAATATTAAGCTACTGGAAGAACAGTACGATTTTCTGACGAATAATGTTGATTTAAGGACAACAAAGGATTCATTGAGTGATACACTTGTTTCCAGACTTGCATACTACAGACTCCTGAAAAATGATACTTCTCCCCTTGTAAAACTTGTAAATATAAATGTAAAACCTGCATTAAATAAGAAACTTGTTCTGGCAGGCGGGATTTTCTCAGGATTATTTTTAGGAGTTTTGATTGCATTTATTAAAGAATTCTCCAAATCACTCGACTGGAATGACATAAAATCAAAAAAATAA
- a CDS encoding PTS transporter subunit EIIC — translation MKDKASSKLKTMGKASIFPIALLPLAGLFLGLGTLFTDAVNIKVYGLQNILGKVYFVGSTLAVTKTTVLYEFLIILSKLGNVIFSNLPLLFAIGMAFAFSKYEKATAALMGAVFFLVMHQTINGLLSTSLVPGVSIVTDTPDNPYAMLMAGQSFILGIQSLQMGIFGGIIAGLMTSGIHNRYCKIKLYSDSDSVSVAEFFKISKLTVILTIICAVFTGIVSYVIWPLIQMGAANLGFFIKNTGYVGTFLFGFMERIFMPFGLQNVFSLHLMYTKLGGEMIIGGTAVQGFHNIFLNHLTNPAIKKFSIDYTRFMTGKYLFMMFGLPAASLAMYNAASKDRKKFIRGLLFSVAFASFLVGFTEPLELLLLFTAPLLYVIHIILAGLSFVVMQIINVSVGLSFSGGLMDYYMFGVLQGQPKTGWTTIIPLGIACFVIYYLLFRILISKLNLKTLGRENMKHYKKTDKDKKFQTEDAVAAEKISEDENKSENTNETTNESSNNKSENPEKEDSKENNIIDLEKTEAIISALGGKENIVKIDNCSSRLKLEMKNNSLVNDAALKITGALGVIKKEDSVQVIYGSATSVIKTGLEEFLKANENTNNDNEN, via the coding sequence ATGAAAGATAAAGCTTCTAGTAAGCTTAAAACAATGGGAAAAGCTTCCATTTTTCCAATAGCATTGTTGCCTCTTGCCGGACTTTTTCTCGGACTGGGAACATTATTTACAGATGCTGTTAATATAAAAGTATATGGTCTTCAGAATATTTTAGGGAAAGTATATTTTGTCGGAAGTACTCTTGCTGTAACTAAAACTACTGTACTGTATGAATTTCTGATTATTCTTTCAAAGCTTGGAAACGTAATTTTTTCAAACCTTCCTCTACTTTTTGCAATTGGAATGGCATTTGCATTTTCAAAATATGAAAAAGCTACAGCGGCACTTATGGGAGCTGTATTTTTTCTAGTTATGCATCAGACAATCAATGGTCTATTATCTACATCCCTGGTACCAGGTGTTTCAATTGTAACTGACACTCCTGATAATCCTTATGCAATGCTTATGGCTGGACAAAGTTTTATACTTGGAATACAGTCACTCCAAATGGGAATATTCGGAGGAATTATCGCTGGACTTATGACTTCAGGAATACATAACAGATATTGTAAAATAAAATTATATTCTGACAGTGATTCTGTTTCTGTTGCTGAATTTTTCAAAATTTCAAAACTGACAGTTATTTTAACTATTATATGTGCTGTTTTTACCGGTATTGTTTCGTATGTCATATGGCCACTTATACAGATGGGAGCTGCTAATTTAGGATTTTTTATAAAAAATACAGGATATGTCGGAACATTCCTGTTTGGTTTCATGGAAAGAATATTTATGCCTTTTGGATTACAGAATGTTTTTTCACTCCATCTTATGTATACAAAACTGGGTGGAGAAATGATTATCGGCGGAACTGCTGTTCAGGGATTTCATAATATATTTTTAAATCATCTTACTAATCCTGCTATAAAAAAATTTTCTATTGACTATACAAGATTCATGACAGGAAAATATTTATTTATGATGTTTGGTCTACCTGCAGCTTCACTTGCAATGTATAATGCAGCTTCAAAAGATAGAAAAAAATTTATAAGAGGCCTGCTTTTTTCAGTAGCCTTTGCTTCATTCCTTGTAGGATTTACTGAGCCACTGGAACTCCTTCTTCTGTTTACTGCTCCGTTATTATATGTAATACATATTATTCTGGCAGGACTTTCTTTCGTAGTAATGCAGATTATTAATGTTTCAGTCGGATTGTCCTTTTCCGGAGGATTAATGGATTACTATATGTTTGGTGTTCTACAAGGACAGCCTAAAACTGGATGGACTACTATCATTCCTTTAGGAATTGCATGCTTTGTAATTTATTACCTGTTGTTTAGAATTCTTATCAGCAAGTTGAATTTAAAAACTCTCGGAAGAGAAAATATGAAACATTATAAAAAGACAGATAAGGATAAAAAATTTCAGACTGAAGATGCTGTTGCAGCTGAAAAAATTTCTGAAGATGAAAATAAATCTGAAAATACTAATGAAACTACAAATGAATCTTCTAACAATAAATCTGAAAATCCTGAAAAAGAAGATTCCAAAGAAAACAATATTATAGATTTAGAAAAAACTGAAGCAATTATTTCAGCTCTTGGAGGAAAGGAAAATATAGTAAAAATCGATAACTGCTCTTCCAGATTGAAACTTGAAATGAAAAATAATTCTCTTGTTAATGATGCGGCTTTAAAAATTACCGGTGCACTAGGAGTTATAAAAAAAGAAGACTCTGTTCAGGTAATTTATGGTTCTGCTACATCAGTTATAAAAACAGGATTAGAAGAGTTTTTGAAAGCAAATGAAAATACAAATAATGATAATGAAAATTAA
- a CDS encoding nucleoside hydrolase, whose protein sequence is MAKEKIILDCDPGHDDAIAIMVAGLHEKLDLLGITVVAGNQTYENVTNNALRICDYFGFDTHVHGGVKGPLVRKQVIASDFHGETGLDGIKLPGTERKIEKKHAVNFIVDTLLNSEEKITLVPVGPLTNIAMALRLEPEIKGKIKRIVLMGGSCGAGNHTPFAEFNIYADPEAAHIVFSSGVPVVMMGLDVTNKTMPDAEIVNKIQATNTKASDFLYQSLHFPKRYDENGNFIYHTLHDVVTLAYIIDESIVELEKVECIVEIKDAEKYGQTVCSSCNCENTGNQKGAVIMAGKKINLEKFWNLLYEVIKMY, encoded by the coding sequence ATGGCAAAAGAAAAAATAATTTTAGATTGTGATCCGGGACATGATGATGCGATTGCAATAATGGTGGCAGGACTTCATGAAAAGTTGGATTTATTAGGGATAACAGTAGTTGCAGGAAATCAGACTTATGAAAATGTAACAAATAATGCGTTGAGAATATGCGATTATTTTGGATTTGATACACATGTGCATGGTGGAGTGAAAGGTCCGCTTGTAAGAAAACAGGTTATTGCAAGTGATTTTCATGGGGAAACAGGACTGGATGGAATAAAATTACCTGGGACAGAAAGAAAGATTGAAAAAAAGCATGCAGTGAATTTCATAGTGGATACCCTTTTAAATAGTGAAGAAAAAATTACACTTGTTCCTGTGGGACCTTTGACAAATATTGCAATGGCATTGAGACTTGAGCCTGAAATAAAAGGAAAAATTAAAAGGATAGTTCTTATGGGTGGAAGCTGTGGTGCCGGAAATCATACTCCTTTTGCTGAATTTAATATATATGCGGATCCTGAAGCGGCTCATATTGTATTTTCATCAGGTGTACCTGTTGTAATGATGGGACTTGATGTTACAAATAAGACAATGCCTGATGCAGAAATTGTAAATAAAATTCAGGCAACAAATACAAAAGCAAGTGACTTTTTATATCAGAGCCTGCATTTCCCAAAAAGATACGATGAAAACGGAAATTTCATATATCATACATTACATGATGTTGTGACACTGGCTTATATTATAGATGAAAGCATTGTTGAACTGGAAAAGGTAGAATGCATAGTTGAAATCAAAGATGCTGAAAAGTATGGTCAGACAGTGTGCAGCAGCTGTAATTGTGAAAATACAGGAAATCAAAAAGGTGCTGTTATAATGGCAGGAAAGAAAATTAATCTGGAAAAATTCTGGAATCTTTTATATGAAGTTATAAAAATGTACTAA
- a CDS encoding DNA alkylation repair protein, with amino-acid sequence MDYEKLYAKMLNYRNKEQAEKMSSYMLNKFKHIGIRTPERRKIFRDFFKEYKKEQEKSGKIDWNFINNCWKNEYRELQYSALDYLQTVKNILTDKDIPKLETLALSKSWWDTIDCLDMIIGGIALKYPKVNDIILQWSTDENIWLRRIAIDHQLLRKEKTNTELLGKIIKNNFGQTEFFINKAIGWALRDYSKTNPKWVRDFIEKNKDKMAKLSIKEGSKYI; translated from the coding sequence ATGGACTATGAAAAGTTGTACGCTAAAATGTTAAATTATAGAAACAAAGAACAGGCAGAAAAAATGTCATCCTATATGCTTAATAAGTTTAAACATATTGGAATTAGAACACCTGAAAGAAGAAAAATATTTAGAGATTTTTTTAAGGAATATAAAAAAGAACAGGAAAAATCCGGAAAAATAGACTGGAATTTTATAAATAACTGCTGGAAAAATGAATATAGGGAACTACAATACTCGGCACTTGATTATCTACAGACAGTGAAGAATATTTTAACTGATAAGGATATTCCAAAATTAGAGACACTTGCCCTTTCCAAGTCATGGTGGGATACAATTGACTGTCTTGACATGATTATAGGTGGAATAGCTCTAAAATATCCGAAAGTAAATGATATTATCCTTCAATGGAGCACTGATGAAAATATCTGGCTCAGAAGGATAGCCATAGATCATCAGCTTCTAAGAAAAGAAAAAACAAATACGGAACTGCTTGGAAAAATTATTAAAAATAATTTTGGTCAGACAGAATTTTTTATTAATAAAGCTATTGGCTGGGCATTAAGGGATTACAGTAAGACAAATCCCAAGTGGGTAAGAGATTTTATTGAAAAAAATAAGGATAAAATGGCAAAATTAAGTATCAAAGAGGGAAGTAAATATATTTAG
- a CDS encoding radical SAM protein, producing MKGIVNKIIPFSNVDGPGNRLSIFFQGCNFDCLYCHNPETIEIMKEGNCSDDVTAMTVEEIMNEITEVAPFISGITVSGGECTLQWRFLTELFTAVKEKWPKMTCFVDSNCSFPLWTEEKREFVKIFDKMMIDIKGFTEEEHNLITGTTNKTVIKNFRFLAVLDKVYEVRTVIVPEITDNEKMVDNISKLIAECNSNIKYKIIKFRQNGVREDVLKAYTPNDAYMNKLKRIALKNGLKDVVIV from the coding sequence ATGAAAGGGATTGTTAACAAAATAATACCCTTTAGTAATGTTGACGGCCCGGGTAACAGGCTGTCAATATTTTTTCAGGGATGTAATTTTGACTGTCTGTATTGTCATAATCCTGAAACAATAGAAATAATGAAGGAAGGAAACTGTTCTGATGATGTAACTGCAATGACTGTAGAAGAGATTATGAATGAAATCACAGAGGTTGCTCCTTTCATATCAGGAATAACTGTTTCAGGGGGAGAGTGTACATTGCAATGGAGATTTCTGACAGAGCTTTTTACAGCAGTAAAGGAGAAATGGCCAAAAATGACATGTTTTGTAGACAGTAACTGTTCGTTTCCACTTTGGACTGAAGAAAAAAGGGAATTTGTTAAGATTTTTGATAAGATGATGATAGATATAAAAGGATTTACTGAAGAGGAGCATAATCTCATAACAGGAACAACAAATAAAACTGTCATTAAAAATTTCAGGTTTTTAGCAGTACTGGATAAAGTTTATGAAGTAAGGACAGTAATTGTGCCTGAAATAACTGACAATGAAAAAATGGTAGATAATATAAGTAAGCTTATTGCAGAATGTAACAGTAATATAAAATACAAGATTATAAAATTTCGTCAGAATGGTGTCAGGGAAGATGTTCTGAAAGCTTATACACCAAATGATGCCTATATGAATAAACTTAAAAGAATTGCATTGAAAAATGGATTGAAAGATGTCGTAATTGTGTGA
- a CDS encoding YjjI family glycine radical enzyme, which produces MSDQILSIVKNRVLTYEQKLRTLAGAAEATLDVLGITPEIQEYRDKGIICDLFEGNAPYRARYITPDYEVFMKQGSKFLEIKPAKDIWEATTNLLILYNHVPSITTYPVYLGNLDTLLEPYIKDEEEAYKAIKLFLLQIDRTITDSFCHANLGPHKTKAGEMILRATAELDTMTPNLTLKYDEEVTPDDFAVLAIETSLKVAKPSFANNKMFRKDFYGKDYAIASCYNGLSIGGGAYTLVRLNLAKLANEAKDEEDLLNNALPEAVKRMASYMDKRVKFLVEESGFFDTSFLVKEGLIHRDRFSGMFGVVGLAECVNKIIGAEKKEDKFGWNQYADDLGVRIVDKLQNLVHSYKTEYCEITDNHYVLHAQVGIDTDTGISPGCRIPIGDEPALPKHIKQTAKFHPYFKSGIGDIFPFDEMASKNPASILDIIKGAFKEGMRYFSVYSTDADVIRITGYLVKKSEMEKLYKNEQVIQQTVVFGLGARENSKILERKVRGNE; this is translated from the coding sequence ATGTCGGATCAAATTTTATCTATCGTTAAAAATAGAGTTCTGACTTATGAACAGAAGCTGAGAACACTGGCGGGAGCGGCTGAAGCTACACTTGATGTTCTTGGAATTACACCTGAAATTCAGGAATACAGAGATAAAGGCATAATATGTGATTTGTTTGAAGGAAATGCTCCATATAGGGCAAGGTATATTACTCCTGACTATGAAGTATTTATGAAACAGGGAAGCAAATTTCTTGAAATAAAACCTGCAAAGGACATATGGGAAGCTACTACTAATTTACTTATATTATACAATCATGTACCTTCCATAACAACATATCCGGTGTATCTTGGAAATCTTGATACACTACTTGAACCTTATATAAAAGATGAGGAAGAGGCATACAAGGCTATCAAGCTGTTCCTTCTTCAGATTGACAGAACTATTACGGATTCTTTCTGTCATGCAAATTTAGGGCCTCATAAGACAAAGGCAGGAGAAATGATACTGAGAGCTACAGCTGAACTTGATACAATGACTCCTAACCTGACATTGAAATATGATGAGGAAGTAACTCCGGATGATTTTGCAGTATTGGCAATTGAAACAAGTCTAAAAGTTGCTAAACCTAGTTTTGCAAATAATAAAATGTTCAGAAAAGATTTTTATGGAAAAGACTATGCAATAGCAAGCTGCTATAATGGTCTTAGCATAGGTGGTGGAGCTTATACACTTGTAAGACTTAACCTTGCAAAATTGGCAAATGAAGCAAAAGATGAGGAAGATTTGCTTAACAATGCATTGCCTGAAGCAGTAAAAAGAATGGCAAGCTATATGGACAAAAGAGTTAAGTTTCTTGTAGAAGAAAGTGGGTTCTTTGATACAAGTTTTCTTGTAAAAGAAGGACTTATACATAGAGATAGATTTAGTGGAATGTTCGGAGTAGTAGGACTTGCTGAATGTGTAAATAAAATAATAGGTGCAGAAAAGAAAGAAGACAAGTTTGGATGGAATCAGTATGCTGATGATCTAGGAGTAAGAATTGTCGATAAATTACAGAATTTAGTGCATAGCTATAAGACAGAATATTGTGAAATAACTGATAATCACTATGTACTTCATGCTCAGGTAGGAATAGATACAGATACAGGAATAAGTCCGGGGTGCAGAATTCCTATAGGAGATGAACCTGCTTTACCTAAGCATATAAAACAGACTGCTAAATTCCACCCTTATTTCAAATCTGGAATAGGAGATATTTTTCCATTTGATGAGATGGCTTCTAAGAATCCTGCTTCAATTCTTGATATTATAAAAGGTGCATTTAAAGAAGGAATGAGATATTTCTCTGTTTATTCTACAGATGCTGATGTAATAAGAATTACAGGATATCTTGTAAAAAAATCTGAAATGGAAAAATTATACAAAAATGAGCAGGTTATACAGCAGACAGTTGTATTTGGACTGGGAGCAAGGGAAAATTCAAAAATATTGGAAAGAAAAGTAAGAGGAAATGAATAA
- a CDS encoding LacI family DNA-binding transcriptional regulator, protein MRIQDIARLANVSVATVSRVINNNNNVKEETKERINQIIKENNYYPNIIARNLSKNENNTIGVIVPDIKNLYFASIMDGIVDEANNRNLNIILGCSNENFKLQKKYIELFIEQRVKGIIIAVTQNSYDKINFFDQISSKIPLVLIDRKIDKQMPGVFFENFYSSYGVIEKFIKHGKKKIGFLAGPQTISTAKERLDGYKKALKDNGIKYDKELVLYGNFTLESGYNLGKEILKREINAIYISNNSMTLGFLKALKELNINPESMEIATFEDNEIIRFIDEKIVSYDIPFSELAKKSIEILESLLKNDILDTTVEINL, encoded by the coding sequence ATGAGAATACAGGATATAGCGAGACTGGCAAATGTTTCTGTTGCAACTGTCTCAAGGGTAATAAATAATAATAACAATGTAAAAGAAGAAACAAAAGAAAGAATAAATCAGATTATAAAGGAAAATAACTACTATCCTAACATAATTGCACGTAATCTTTCTAAAAATGAGAATAATACAATAGGAGTTATAGTTCCCGATATAAAAAACTTATATTTTGCAAGTATAATGGATGGAATAGTTGATGAAGCAAATAACAGAAATTTAAATATTATTTTAGGATGTTCCAATGAAAATTTCAAATTACAGAAAAAATATATAGAATTGTTTATAGAACAGAGAGTTAAAGGTATAATTATTGCTGTAACACAAAATTCATACGATAAAATTAATTTTTTTGATCAGATATCTTCAAAAATTCCATTAGTACTGATTGATAGAAAAATAGACAAACAGATGCCAGGAGTATTTTTTGAAAATTTTTATTCATCTTATGGAGTTATAGAAAAATTCATAAAACATGGAAAGAAAAAAATAGGATTTTTAGCAGGACCTCAAACTATAAGTACAGCAAAAGAAAGATTAGACGGCTATAAAAAAGCTCTGAAAGATAATGGGATTAAATATGATAAAGAACTAGTACTCTATGGAAATTTTACATTAGAAAGTGGCTATAATTTAGGAAAAGAAATTTTGAAAAGAGAAATAAATGCCATATATATTTCTAATAACTCAATGACATTAGGATTTTTAAAAGCTTTAAAAGAATTGAACATAAATCCTGAAAGTATGGAAATTGCAACTTTTGAAGATAACGAAATTATAAGATTTATTGATGAGAAAATAGTGTCTTATGATATACCGTTTTCAGAATTAGCTAAAAAAAGTATAGAAATACTGGAATCGTTACTGAAAAATGATATTTTAGATACAACAGTTGAAATAAACCTTTAA
- a CDS encoding glutamine amidotransferase, translated as MSKILIAGESWTSHTIHIKGFDTFTTSVYEEGVKWLKEALEKANHQVTFIPNHHASEKFPKTKEEISEYDVVILSDIGSNTLLLPSATFSRSEKTPNRCKLIKEYVENGGGFCMIGGYMSFTGIDAKTRYGETEVRDILPVDLLKYDDRVERPEGIVPKIVAKHEIFEGIEGEFPFFLGYNKTLSDNTKGEVIALIDEDPFIAAGKFGKGKSVAFTSDCAPHWGSKEFVEWKYYDKLWQNIIKWLTS; from the coding sequence ATGTCAAAAATATTGATAGCGGGAGAATCATGGACAAGTCATACAATACATATAAAAGGATTTGATACATTTACTACCAGTGTTTATGAAGAAGGAGTGAAATGGTTAAAGGAAGCTCTTGAAAAAGCAAATCATCAGGTAACTTTCATTCCGAATCATCATGCGAGTGAAAAATTTCCAAAAACTAAAGAAGAAATTTCAGAATATGATGTTGTAATATTGTCAGATATAGGTTCAAATACTTTATTGCTACCTTCAGCAACTTTTTCAAGAAGTGAAAAAACACCTAACAGATGTAAACTGATAAAGGAATATGTAGAAAACGGCGGAGGTTTCTGTATGATAGGCGGATATATGTCTTTTACCGGGATTGATGCTAAGACAAGATATGGAGAAACAGAAGTAAGGGATATTCTGCCTGTGGACTTATTAAAATATGACGATAGGGTTGAAAGACCTGAAGGAATTGTACCAAAAATTGTAGCAAAACATGAAATATTTGAAGGCATAGAAGGTGAATTTCCTTTCTTCCTAGGATATAATAAAACTCTTTCTGATAATACAAAAGGAGAAGTAATAGCTCTTATAGATGAAGATCCATTTATAGCAGCAGGAAAGTTTGGAAAAGGAAAAAGCGTTGCTTTTACTTCTGACTGTGCACCTCACTGGGGGTCAAAAGAATTTGTAGAATGGAAATATTATGATAAGTTATGGCAAAATATTATAAAATGGCTTACTTCATAA
- a CDS encoding M20 family metallopeptidase: MNELLNIFENKKSEYLDYLKKFIEIDTQTIGHGIKGGNEKNGQIFLENLFNELGVFKIRKEYLDDDVLKKALEEYNEGNLGHNNNDRYNLIAEFKGKSDKTLVFNGHVDTMPIGNKEDWKYNPFGEINEKYIYGRGTTDMKGGLMAAIMAIKLLKDSNVELPCNVVINSVADEEGGGNGSIVTAMNKNVYGDGVIVCEPSDNKILVAHMGFVFFKVKVRGIALHSAEKWKGINAIEKAIKLIESINELEKTWLMKYKHSLLPPPTINVGVIKGGDAGSTVPDYCEFDLCIHYIPGEMSYSQVKKEFEEKIFERAQGDEFMRHNLPELEIYQMGNGFEINQEDKFVKYIKDTCALIDNNIDIAGGTAGNDARIFSNISKIPTVILGPGLLKDCHTIDEKLDINEYYKYIINYANIILNFK; the protein is encoded by the coding sequence TTGAATGAATTACTAAATATATTTGAAAACAAAAAATCTGAATATTTAGACTATTTAAAAAAATTCATTGAAATAGATACTCAGACAATTGGTCATGGAATAAAAGGTGGAAACGAAAAAAATGGACAAATTTTTCTGGAAAATTTATTTAATGAATTAGGTGTTTTCAAAATTAGAAAAGAATATCTAGATGATGATGTTTTGAAAAAAGCATTGGAAGAATACAATGAGGGAAATTTAGGGCATAATAATAATGACAGATACAACCTTATAGCTGAATTTAAGGGAAAAAGTGATAAAACATTGGTATTTAATGGTCATGTGGATACAATGCCAATTGGAAATAAAGAAGACTGGAAATACAATCCTTTTGGAGAAATTAATGAAAAATATATCTACGGACGGGGTACAACTGATATGAAAGGGGGATTGATGGCAGCAATTATGGCTATAAAACTCCTTAAAGATTCAAATGTTGAATTACCATGTAATGTAGTGATAAACTCCGTGGCAGATGAAGAGGGTGGAGGAAATGGAAGTATCGTCACAGCAATGAACAAAAATGTTTATGGAGACGGAGTAATTGTATGCGAACCGTCAGATAATAAAATTTTAGTTGCCCATATGGGATTTGTCTTTTTTAAAGTAAAAGTAAGAGGTATTGCATTACATTCAGCTGAAAAATGGAAAGGGATAAATGCAATTGAAAAAGCGATTAAACTTATAGAATCCATTAATGAGCTTGAGAAAACATGGCTTATGAAATACAAGCATTCTTTACTTCCGCCTCCTACAATAAATGTAGGAGTTATAAAAGGAGGAGATGCAGGTTCTACAGTTCCTGATTACTGTGAATTTGATTTATGTATACATTATATCCCAGGTGAAATGTCGTACAGCCAGGTAAAAAAAGAATTTGAAGAGAAAATCTTTGAAAGGGCACAGGGAGATGAATTTATGAGACATAATCTTCCTGAACTGGAAATATATCAGATGGGAAACGGTTTTGAAATAAATCAGGAAGATAAATTTGTCAAATATATAAAGGACACTTGTGCATTAATTGACAATAATATTGATATTGCAGGTGGAACAGCAGGAAACGATGCAAGAATTTTTTCAAACATATCAAAAATACCGACTGTAATATTAGGTCCGGGACTTTTAAAAGATTGTCATACAATAGATGAAAAACTGGATATTAATGAATATTACAAATATATAATTAATTATGCCAATATTATATTGAATTTCAAATAA
- a CDS encoding nucleoside hydrolase codes for MQKEKIILDCDPGHDDAVAIMLAAINPKIELLGITVVAGNQKLEKTVNNALKVCNHLNLDVPVYSGMSRPMIREQLIADDIHGETGLDGPKFEELKIKAEDKHAVNFIIDTLMNSDEKVTLVPTGPLTNIGMAIRFEPRIIEKINRIVLMGGSYQLGNMTPAAEFNILADPDAAHIVFSSGVKIVMMGLDLTRQASATKEVVEKIKSLNNKASKLFVDLMEFFAASQKNVYGWSAPPVHDPTTIAYIIDPECIEVKPMFCEIELWSERSYGRTLCDYFGILKKEPNVDVAVKLDFDKFWNLVYENLKLYDNHI; via the coding sequence ATGCAAAAAGAAAAAATAATTCTGGATTGTGATCCTGGACATGATGATGCCGTAGCAATAATGCTGGCTGCGATAAATCCAAAAATTGAATTGTTAGGAATTACAGTTGTTGCAGGAAATCAGAAACTTGAAAAGACAGTAAATAATGCCCTTAAAGTCTGTAATCATCTGAATTTAGATGTTCCAGTCTATTCGGGAATGTCAAGACCTATGATAAGAGAACAGCTAATAGCGGATGATATTCATGGAGAAACAGGATTAGATGGTCCAAAATTTGAAGAATTAAAAATAAAAGCCGAAGATAAACACGCAGTAAACTTTATTATAGATACGTTAATGAATTCAGATGAAAAAGTAACACTTGTTCCCACAGGACCTTTAACTAATATAGGAATGGCAATAAGATTTGAGCCTAGAATAATAGAAAAAATTAATAGAATAGTATTAATGGGAGGTTCATATCAGTTAGGAAATATGACTCCTGCAGCAGAATTTAACATTCTTGCGGATCCTGATGCGGCACATATTGTATTCAGTTCTGGAGTAAAGATTGTAATGATGGGACTTGATCTGACGAGACAGGCTTCGGCAACTAAGGAAGTAGTGGAAAAAATAAAATCACTGAACAACAAAGCATCAAAACTGTTTGTAGACTTAATGGAGTTTTTTGCAGCTTCTCAAAAAAATGTATATGGGTGGAGTGCTCCTCCTGTTCACGACCCTACTACTATTGCCTATATAATTGATCCTGAATGCATAGAAGTAAAACCTATGTTTTGTGAAATCGAACTTTGGAGTGAAAGATCATATGGTAGAACATTATGTGATTATTTTGGAATACTTAAAAAAGAACCTAATGTCGATGTGGCAGTAAAACTTGATTTTGACAAGTTCTGGAATCTTGTTTACGAGAATTTAAAATTATACGATAATCACATTTAG